From one Flavobacterium kingsejongi genomic stretch:
- a CDS encoding DNA translocase FtsK, which translates to MAKTTKKETAASKKTADSTPKKSWKLTRQHKMLIGSLLVLFSIALLTAFISFYSNGKYDQSQLVVFSDRNAPVENWLGKFGAYLSDLFLYRGFGASSFLFVRLFFLTGMYLILDLSILKLKKIWFWDVFAIIIISILLGFFGSQLPELGGVIGFEMNLFLQDYLGKAGTFLVLLFGLIIYLVFKIRISPDAVKAFFERTKSEINESMTPADANLRQTSDSYIPAEDNTVENTIPMPLGTPEEAFEDEEEFIPEPVLKVTPPVVSQFELNKEAHNTPTISHHSEIVLDTKPKPVVPQPQPVVENTNDSFVIEEVAEEDQLVENLASRLVADFGEFDPTLELSNYKFPPIDMLKEYATGGITINQEELEENKNRIVETLRNYKIEIAQIKATVGPSVTLYEIVPEAGIRISKIKSLEDDIALSLAALGIRIIAPIPGKGTIGIEVPNKNPTMVSMRSVIASAKFQEAEMELPIALGKTISNETFVVDLAKMPHLLMAGATGQGKSVGLNAVLTSLLYKKHPAEVKFVLVDPKKVELTLFNKIERHYLAKLPDTEDAIITDNNKVINTLNSLCVEMDNRYSLLKDAMVRNIKEYNEKFKSRKLNPENGHRFLPYIVLVVDEFADLIMTAGKEVELPIARLAQLARAIGIHLIIATQRPSVNVITGMIKANFPARIAFRVTSKIDSRTILDTSGADQLIGRGDLLYTNGNDIVRVQCAFVDTPEVEKITDFIGGQKAYPNAYLLPEFVGEESGINLDIDITDRDSLFREAAEVIVNAQQGSASLLQRKLKLGYNRAGRLIDQLEAAGIVGPFEGSKARNVLVPDLTSLDYFLDNEKNNN; encoded by the coding sequence ATGGCAAAAACAACAAAAAAAGAAACGGCAGCTTCGAAAAAAACTGCAGATTCAACCCCTAAAAAATCATGGAAACTCACCCGCCAGCATAAAATGCTGATCGGAAGCCTTTTGGTACTTTTTTCCATTGCGTTACTTACTGCATTTATTTCTTTTTATAGCAACGGAAAATACGACCAAAGCCAATTGGTAGTATTTAGTGACCGAAATGCCCCAGTAGAAAACTGGCTGGGTAAATTCGGTGCCTATCTTTCCGATCTTTTCCTCTATCGTGGATTCGGAGCCTCCTCATTCCTATTCGTCCGCTTATTTTTCCTGACCGGAATGTACCTAATCCTGGACCTCTCCATATTAAAATTAAAGAAAATTTGGTTTTGGGATGTCTTTGCCATCATCATCATTTCCATATTATTGGGCTTCTTTGGTTCCCAATTGCCGGAACTTGGCGGTGTAATCGGTTTTGAGATGAACCTCTTTTTACAGGATTACCTCGGTAAAGCGGGTACTTTCCTTGTATTGCTTTTCGGGCTGATTATCTATCTGGTCTTTAAAATCCGTATTTCCCCGGATGCCGTAAAAGCATTCTTCGAACGAACCAAATCCGAAATCAATGAAAGCATGACGCCAGCAGATGCTAATCTGAGGCAAACCAGCGATAGCTATATTCCTGCAGAAGACAATACGGTTGAAAATACAATCCCAATGCCACTTGGAACACCAGAAGAAGCCTTCGAAGACGAAGAAGAATTTATCCCGGAGCCTGTTTTAAAAGTAACCCCACCTGTAGTGTCCCAATTTGAGCTGAACAAAGAAGCACACAATACACCAACTATCAGCCATCATTCTGAAATTGTACTGGATACCAAACCAAAACCGGTAGTACCCCAGCCACAACCGGTAGTAGAAAATACCAATGATTCCTTTGTCATCGAAGAAGTGGCGGAAGAAGACCAACTGGTCGAAAACCTGGCTTCCAGACTTGTAGCCGATTTCGGCGAATTTGATCCTACGCTGGAACTTTCCAATTATAAGTTCCCTCCTATTGACATGCTGAAAGAATATGCCACCGGCGGTATTACGATCAACCAGGAAGAACTCGAAGAAAACAAAAACCGGATTGTCGAAACACTCCGCAATTATAAAATAGAAATTGCCCAGATAAAAGCTACAGTAGGGCCTTCCGTAACGCTGTATGAAATCGTACCCGAAGCAGGAATCCGAATCTCTAAAATTAAAAGCCTCGAAGACGATATTGCGTTGTCACTTGCCGCGTTGGGAATCAGGATTATTGCCCCTATTCCGGGTAAAGGGACAATTGGTATCGAGGTACCGAACAAGAATCCTACAATGGTCTCCATGCGAAGCGTTATCGCTTCTGCTAAATTCCAGGAAGCCGAAATGGAATTGCCAATTGCATTAGGAAAAACAATTTCCAATGAGACGTTTGTAGTCGATCTGGCCAAAATGCCCCACTTATTAATGGCGGGAGCTACCGGACAAGGAAAATCGGTAGGATTGAATGCAGTCCTGACTTCCTTATTGTATAAAAAACACCCTGCAGAAGTAAAATTTGTACTGGTGGACCCTAAAAAAGTAGAGCTTACGCTGTTCAACAAAATAGAACGCCATTACCTGGCCAAGCTTCCCGATACCGAAGACGCCATTATTACCGATAATAATAAGGTAATCAACACCCTGAATTCCCTTTGTGTCGAAATGGACAACCGTTACTCCTTGCTTAAAGATGCGATGGTACGGAATATCAAGGAGTACAATGAAAAATTCAAGTCCCGGAAACTAAACCCGGAAAACGGGCACCGTTTCTTACCGTATATTGTACTGGTAGTGGATGAGTTTGCCGATTTAATCATGACAGCGGGTAAGGAAGTCGAACTTCCTATAGCCCGACTGGCACAGTTGGCCCGTGCTATTGGGATCCATTTGATCATCGCTACACAACGGCCTTCCGTCAATGTAATTACCGGTATGATTAAGGCGAATTTCCCGGCACGTATTGCATTCCGTGTAACCTCCAAAATAGATTCCAGAACCATTCTGGATACTTCTGGTGCCGACCAGTTGATTGGCCGTGGAGATTTACTGTATACCAATGGTAATGATATCGTACGGGTACAGTGTGCCTTTGTCGATACGCCAGAAGTAGAAAAGATCACCGATTTCATCGGAGGGCAAAAAGCCTATCCAAATGCCTACCTGTTACCGGAATTCGTCGGGGAAGAAAGTGGCATCAATCTTGATATAGATATCACCGATAGAGATTCGTTATTCAGGGAAGCTGCCGAAGTTATTGTAAATGCACAACAAGGATCAGCTTCATTACTGCAACGTAAATTGAAATTGGGATACAATCGTGCCGGAAGGCTAATTGACCAGTTGGAAGCGGCCGGAATCGTTGGCCCTTTTGAGGGCAGTAAAGCCCGAAATGTATTGGTGCCTGATTTGACATCTCTTGATTATTTTTTAGATAATGAAAAAAACAACAATTAA
- a CDS encoding diacylglycerol kinase family protein, translated as MKKSSSFITGRIKSFRYAFMGAYKLVTTEHSIMVQFSIGVLVTIAGFYFKISNVEWMLQFLAIGLVLGIEGMNTAIEKIADFIHPDFHEKIGFIKDIAAGAVFFAALAALTIGLFIYIPLILAL; from the coding sequence ATGAAAAAATCGAGTTCTTTTATAACCGGACGAATCAAAAGTTTCCGCTATGCCTTTATGGGAGCTTATAAATTGGTCACTACCGAACACAGCATCATGGTGCAGTTTTCAATAGGCGTCCTGGTTACGATTGCTGGATTTTATTTTAAAATATCCAATGTGGAATGGATGCTTCAGTTTTTGGCGATTGGCTTAGTACTGGGCATCGAGGGAATGAATACAGCCATCGAAAAGATTGCTGATTTTATCCATCCCGATTTCCACGAGAAAATAGGATTCATTAAAGATATTGCTGCCGGCGCCGTATTTTTTGCGGCATTGGCAGCCTTAACGATTGGTTTATTTATCTATATCCCATTAATTCTGGCCTTGTAG
- the tpx gene encoding thiol peroxidase produces the protein MASITLGGNAIHTTGDLPKTGTKSIDFKLVKTDLSVVSLSDFAGSKLVLNIFPSVDTGTCAASVRKFNEKAAQLENTKVLCISRDLPFAQKRFCGAEGLENVINLSDFKDGSFGKAYGLEIADGPLAGLHSRVVVVIDENGNIIHTEQVAEIADEPNYEAALAVL, from the coding sequence ATGGCTTCAATAACACTTGGCGGAAACGCAATACACACTACTGGTGATTTACCAAAAACAGGGACAAAATCAATCGATTTCAAACTGGTAAAAACGGATTTATCTGTGGTTTCACTTTCCGATTTCGCAGGCAGCAAATTGGTACTGAACATCTTCCCAAGTGTAGATACCGGAACCTGTGCCGCTTCCGTTCGAAAATTTAACGAAAAAGCAGCCCAACTGGAAAATACTAAAGTATTGTGCATTTCCAGAGACCTCCCATTCGCACAAAAAAGATTTTGTGGCGCAGAAGGATTAGAAAATGTAATTAATCTTTCTGATTTTAAAGACGGAAGTTTCGGAAAAGCTTACGGTTTAGAGATTGCAGATGGCCCATTAGCCGGATTGCACTCGAGAGTAGTCGTGGTCATTGACGAAAACGGAAACATCATCCATACAGAACAAGTAGCAGAGATTGCTGACGAGCCTAACTATGAGGCAGCGCTTGCTGTACTTTAA
- a CDS encoding DUF6952 family protein has translation MKLPVIKHLTQFIEENDQDYVLETIDVLENLTELSTLKDEELDVIAELISNMYGAVEVSKMVKEGMDKKEALNTFMKRVLGSIDK, from the coding sequence ATGAAATTACCAGTAATTAAACACCTGACCCAATTTATCGAGGAAAACGACCAGGATTACGTTTTGGAAACTATCGACGTTTTGGAAAACCTGACCGAACTCTCCACCCTAAAGGATGAAGAACTTGATGTGATTGCAGAACTGATCTCTAATATGTATGGAGCAGTTGAAGTCAGTAAAATGGTAAAAGAAGGTATGGACAAAAAAGAAGCGCTGAATACGTTTATGAAACGCGTATTGGGTTCTATCGATAAATAA
- a CDS encoding thioredoxin family protein translates to MLIELNEDGLQELVANNEKVVVQYSASWCGNCRIMKPKFKKLATENEAVTFVIVDAEKFPESRKLANVSNLPTFATFVNGALVNQTQTNKQEILNDLVHEITSN, encoded by the coding sequence ATGTTAATTGAATTAAATGAAGATGGTTTACAAGAATTAGTAGCCAACAATGAAAAAGTGGTAGTCCAGTACTCCGCTTCCTGGTGTGGAAACTGCAGGATCATGAAGCCAAAATTTAAAAAACTGGCGACTGAAAATGAAGCGGTAACTTTTGTTATCGTAGACGCAGAGAAATTCCCGGAATCCCGAAAACTGGCTAACGTAAGTAACTTACCTACCTTTGCTACTTTTGTCAACGGGGCACTAGTAAATCAGACACAAACCAATAAACAGGAAATATTAAACGATTTAGTACATGAAATTACCAGTAATTAA
- a CDS encoding peroxiredoxin — protein sequence MSLVGKKFPNIAVDAISEMGDNLKINIFEEAVNNNKKVLLFWYPKDFTFVCPTELHAFQAALPEFEKRNTIVIGASCDTNEVHFAWLNTAKDNGGIEGVTYPILADTNRNLANILGILDIESTSYSEETDSVIIEGSNVTYRATYLIDETGKIFHESVNDMPLGRNVKEYLRLVDAYTHVQEKGEVCPANWEEGKDAMNADRKGVADYLSSN from the coding sequence ATGTCATTAGTAGGTAAAAAATTCCCAAACATTGCTGTAGATGCTATCTCTGAAATGGGAGATAATTTAAAAATCAACATCTTTGAAGAGGCTGTAAACAATAACAAAAAAGTATTATTATTCTGGTACCCAAAAGACTTTACTTTTGTATGCCCTACTGAATTACACGCTTTCCAGGCTGCTTTGCCAGAATTTGAAAAAAGAAACACTATCGTTATCGGAGCTTCCTGTGATACCAATGAAGTACACTTTGCCTGGTTAAACACAGCAAAAGACAACGGTGGAATTGAAGGTGTAACCTACCCTATCCTTGCAGATACTAACCGTAACCTGGCTAATATCCTGGGTATCCTTGACATCGAGTCTACCAGCTATAGCGAAGAAACGGATTCTGTAATCATTGAAGGATCTAATGTAACGTACAGAGCGACTTACCTTATTGATGAGACTGGTAAAATTTTCCACGAAAGTGTAAATGATATGCCATTAGGAAGAAATGTAAAAGAATACCTTCGTTTGGTAGATGCTTATACACACGTTCAGGAAAAAGGAGAAGTTTGCCCTGCAAACTGGGAAGAAGGAAAAGATGCTATGAACGCAGACCGTAAAGGTGTTGCTGACTACTTAAGCTCAAACTAA
- a CDS encoding amino acid permease, producing MAFSNLFRKKTVQDILKQIDKSNAEGHSLGRHLTTRDLTAFGIAAIVGAGIFSTIGKASSDGGPAVIFLFLFTALACSFAAFAYAEFASMVPISGSAYTYSYVAFGEIIAWIIGWALIMEYAIGNITVAISWSDYFTGLLESGGLHLPQWIQMDYLSASNGFKEATALMQGGKPFANLDSALQDAYTAWVNAPTIGSFHLVADLPALFIIVLITALVYRGMKESRNASNLMVVVKLCIILLVIAVGVFYVDTDNWTPFAPNGVSGVLKGVSAVFFAYIGFDAISTTAEECKDPQRDLPRGMMWAIVICTVLYVVIALVLTGMVNYSQLNVGDPLAFVFDKLDLKWMSGIIAVSAVIAMASVLLVFQMGQPRIWMSMSRDGLLPKRFSKVHPKYKTPSYATIVTGFVVAIPALFLNLTTVTDLCSIGTLFAFVLVCAGVLVLQDKPGIPRGKFKTPYINSKFIVPVALILGLVFAFSYNKTTTMAFINNERQVFDPSAIVTSLDKNQADAVYQHLVSLDNDNTTATTPDLEHILSRYKQSGEYGSVVDSLPITEQQKYETGFSLFKHKIPMWIFLISLIGISYWAIRRNLSLIPLLGLICCLYMMAELSVWNWIYFTIWLLIGLVIYFSFSHKNSKLNTIAVDVTSFSL from the coding sequence ATGGCTTTTTCGAATCTATTCAGAAAAAAAACGGTACAGGATATATTAAAACAAATAGATAAATCAAACGCAGAAGGCCATTCTTTAGGAAGACATCTTACTACCCGGGATCTCACCGCATTTGGTATCGCTGCGATTGTTGGAGCGGGGATTTTTAGTACGATTGGTAAGGCCAGCTCTGATGGAGGGCCTGCTGTTATCTTCCTGTTCCTGTTTACTGCCTTAGCCTGTAGTTTTGCTGCATTTGCTTATGCTGAATTTGCTTCTATGGTACCTATTTCAGGAAGTGCCTATACTTATTCGTATGTTGCCTTTGGTGAAATTATAGCCTGGATCATCGGATGGGCACTTATCATGGAATATGCCATCGGAAATATTACGGTAGCGATTTCGTGGAGTGATTACTTTACCGGATTACTCGAAAGTGGCGGGCTTCACCTGCCCCAATGGATACAGATGGATTACCTTTCGGCCTCTAACGGCTTTAAGGAAGCGACTGCGCTTATGCAGGGTGGCAAACCCTTTGCAAATCTGGATTCGGCTTTGCAGGATGCCTATACTGCCTGGGTAAATGCGCCTACTATTGGTTCTTTCCACCTGGTGGCGGATCTTCCTGCTTTGTTTATTATTGTATTGATTACGGCACTGGTTTACCGGGGAATGAAAGAATCCCGAAACGCCAGTAACCTGATGGTTGTCGTGAAATTATGCATTATATTATTGGTCATAGCCGTTGGTGTTTTTTATGTAGATACTGACAACTGGACGCCTTTTGCACCGAATGGTGTGAGTGGGGTTTTAAAAGGTGTTTCTGCTGTATTTTTTGCCTATATTGGTTTTGATGCTATCTCAACCACGGCAGAAGAATGTAAAGATCCACAGCGGGATTTGCCGCGCGGTATGATGTGGGCTATTGTCATCTGTACGGTTTTATATGTTGTTATTGCACTTGTCCTTACCGGAATGGTGAATTACAGCCAATTGAATGTTGGGGACCCACTCGCATTTGTATTTGATAAACTGGATTTGAAATGGATGTCCGGTATTATTGCGGTGAGTGCGGTAATCGCCATGGCGAGTGTATTGCTTGTATTCCAGATGGGACAACCGAGAATCTGGATGAGTATGAGCCGTGATGGGCTGCTGCCAAAACGTTTCTCCAAAGTACACCCGAAATATAAAACCCCTTCGTATGCGACTATTGTTACTGGTTTTGTAGTGGCTATTCCAGCTTTATTCCTGAACCTGACTACGGTAACCGATTTGTGCAGTATTGGAACCCTGTTTGCATTCGTACTCGTTTGTGCAGGTGTATTGGTATTGCAGGATAAACCAGGAATTCCAAGAGGAAAATTTAAAACACCTTATATCAATTCGAAATTCATCGTTCCGGTTGCATTGATTCTGGGGCTTGTATTTGCGTTTAGCTATAACAAAACAACAACCATGGCTTTTATCAATAATGAACGCCAGGTTTTTGATCCTTCCGCGATTGTAACGTCACTCGATAAAAACCAGGCCGATGCGGTATACCAGCATTTGGTAAGCCTGGACAACGATAATACCACTGCTACCACACCCGATTTAGAGCATATTTTAAGCCGTTACAAGCAGAGTGGGGAATATGGAAGTGTCGTAGATTCATTACCGATTACCGAACAGCAAAAATATGAAACAGGATTTAGCCTGTTCAAACATAAAATTCCAATGTGGATATTCCTGATTTCCCTTATTGGTATCTCCTATTGGGCTATCCGACGCAATCTTTCCCTGATTCCACTTTTAGGGCTGATCTGCTGCCTTTATATGATGGCGGAACTCAGTGTATGGAATTGGATTTATTTCACCATCTGGCTGTTGATCGGACTGGTCATTTATTTCAGCTTTAGCCATAAAAACAGTAAACTGAATACCATTGCTGTTGATGTTACATCCTTTTCTTTATAA